The Mugil cephalus isolate CIBA_MC_2020 chromosome 19, CIBA_Mcephalus_1.1, whole genome shotgun sequence genome has a window encoding:
- the LOC124996284 gene encoding alpha-2B adrenergic receptor: MDAPCLRELGGLPNKNISLISGARPCNRSTVRSSYTPQGTAALAIGITFMMIVTIVGNILVIIAVLTSRSLRGAHNLFLVSLAAADILVATLVIPFSLANELQGYWAFSSIWCEIYLALDVLFCTSSIVHLCAIALDRYLSISRPLSYGAKRTPLRIKAAIIVVWLISAIISFPPLLTLDKSAGGEEECELNDERWYILYSTIGSFFAPCVIMILVYVRIYQIAKKHTRCPPGQKHKAAGEGDTSATTPGKPAATCQPEQQGGATSSRWEKVLNKKTTKASLQKQPPSPPHCDDQNLSAVPQKHPNNRVAALPDTTSSFGSDLETAEERVPAEGDDQNEENSDEATVGPSQSEGLQMEAVNLAGRCKNTMATPSGTKLAPEEQPKTQGTPMSRRKALVNREKRFTVVLAVVMGVFVVCWFPFFFSYSLQAVCPETCDIPKPLFKFFFWIGYCNSCLNPVIYTIFNKDFRKAFKRILSRDTKGTFF; this comes from the coding sequence ACGCCCCCTGCCTCAGGGAGCTCGGCGGACTCCCCAACAAGAACATCAGCCTCATCTCCGGCGCTCGACCCTGCAACCGAAGCACCGTCCGGTCCTCGTACACCCCTCAGGGCACCGCCGCCTTGGCCATCGGCATCACCTTCATGATGATCGTCACCATTGTCGGGAACATCCTGGTCATCATCGCCGTCCTGACGTCTCGGTCCCTGAGAGGAGCCCACAACCTGTTCTTGGTGTCGCTGGCCGCCGCCGACATCTTGGTCGCCACGCTGGTCATTCCCTTCTCGCTGGCCAACGAGCTGCAGGGCTACTGGGCGTTCAGCTCCATCTGGTGTGAGATCTACCTGGCGCTGGACGTCCTCTTCTGCACCTCCTCCATCGTGCACCTGTGCGCCATAGCGCTGGACCGGTACCTGTCCATCTCCCGGCCCTTGTCCTACGGGGCCAAGCGCACGCCCCTGCGCATCAAGGCGGCCATTATCGTAGTCTGGTTGATCTCGGCCATCATCTCGttccctcctcttctcactCTGGACAAGAGCGCAGGAGGCGAAGAGGAGTGCGAGCTGAACGACGAGCGCTGGTACATCCTCTACTCCACCATCGGCTCTTTCTTCGCCCCCTGTGTGATAATGATCCTCGTCTACGTGAGGATTTATCAGATCGCCAAGAAGCACACCCGCTGCCCGCCCGGACAGAAGCACAAAGCGGCAGGAGAAGGAGACACGAGCGCGACGACTCCTGGCAAACCTGCCGCGACCTGCCAACCTGAGCAACAAGGAGGTGCAACTTCCAGCCGGTGGGAAAAGGTCCTCAACAAAAAAACCACCAAAGCATCGCTTCAAAAACAGCCCCCTTCGCCGCCGCACTGTGACGACCAAAACCTCTCAGCCGTTCCCCAGAAACATCCCAACAACAGAGTGGCAGCGCTTCCCGACACCACCTCCAGCTTCGGCTCCGACCTGGAAACCGCCGAGGAACGGGTTCCAGCAGAGGGCGACGACCAGAACGAGGAGAATTCCGACGAGGCCACGGTGGGTCCGTCCCAAAGCGAAGGGCTCCAGATGGAGGCGGTGAATCTGGCCGGCAGGTGCAAGAACACCATGGCAACGCCGTCCGGCACCAAACTGGCACCGGAGGAGCAGCCCAAGACTCAGGGGACGCCCATGTCCCGGCGCAAGGCTCTGGTGAACCGGGAGAAGAGGTTCACCGTCGTGTTGGCGGTGGTGATGGGCGTGTTCGTGGTCTGCTGGTTCccgttcttcttctcctactcGCTCCAGGCCGTGTGCCCCGAGACCTGCGACATCCCCAAGCCCCTGTTCAAGTTCTTCTTTTGGATCGGCTACTGCAACTCCTGCCTCAACCCGGTCATATACACCATCTTCAACAAGGACTTCCGCAAGGCCTTCAAGAGGATACTGTCCAGAGACACGAAGGGTACGTTCTTCTAG